In Amycolatopsis methanolica 239, a single genomic region encodes these proteins:
- a CDS encoding cutinase family protein, whose protein sequence is MKKIAALLTGLAVAAAAYLRTSTIDVGGTGDNDSDDPYWQGDISQRVGYPAIPVAINARQGVDELNRLIRDQRNACPGQHVKAVGFSLGAAVVHTWVTENWPTIDNVNAVLIADPKRAAGPGNAGAAAHAGRPGGRRATRRSGRLLRRHPHPDALHGRHHLRRQRGLRPAGLPVGRRARELQLQRRRLLRRRERQWFNGVYIP, encoded by the coding sequence ATGAAGAAGATCGCGGCACTGCTGACCGGACTGGCGGTCGCGGCGGCGGCGTACCTGCGGACCTCCACCATCGACGTCGGCGGGACCGGCGACAACGACTCCGACGACCCGTACTGGCAGGGCGACATCAGCCAGCGCGTCGGCTACCCGGCGATCCCGGTCGCCATCAACGCGCGGCAGGGCGTCGACGAGCTGAACCGGCTGATCCGCGACCAGCGCAACGCCTGCCCTGGACAGCACGTGAAGGCCGTCGGGTTCTCGCTCGGCGCCGCTGTGGTGCACACGTGGGTGACCGAGAACTGGCCGACGATCGACAACGTGAACGCCGTGCTGATCGCCGACCCGAAGCGGGCGGCCGGCCCGGGCAACGCCGGCGCCGCGGCGCACGCTGGTCGCCCCGGTGGTCGGCGCGCCACTCGCCGGAGCGGACGACTTCTTCGGCGACATCCCCACCCTGACGCTCTGCACGGACGACATCATCTGCGACGCCAACGCGGCCTCCGGCCTGCCGGGCTACCTGTGGGAAGGCGGGCACGGGAACTACAACTTCAACGTCGACGTCTACTCCGCCGACGCGAGCGGCAGTGGTTCAACGGGGTCTACATCCCCTGA